Within the Erigeron canadensis isolate Cc75 chromosome 6, C_canadensis_v1, whole genome shotgun sequence genome, the region TACAATGGTATGAAACAAGAGATGAAACATTTAACCAAAATGGTCCCGGTCTGTTGTCATTTACCTTGTTGTCGTCCCTATCAGTCCGTTCCCATTCACGTCAGTTATATCCCAGTTGCATGATCCTTACTCAACTTCTCGATCTGCATACGAGAACAGGACTTGaattcattaaaaaatcaaacttCTTTAGGCCTAACTGATTTGACCATTGTTGTTAAGCCATTGAGCCATTAAGGCTCTCAGTATTAGGCAATTCAGGTGCTTTGGTTCAATTCATGACCTTTCTCATCTTACTTGATATCTTTCATTTAAACACAGTGTAAATGCAAGGTCATTTATCCAATATTTTCGCAATTTAAGCAAAAAAGGTTAACAAATTAATCATCACTAAaacaaagtccaaactctaagCACAAACCATTATACATTTTATTTCAGGGATTTGCTGACCATTGCTATTAAGCTTACCTTGTCTAAAAACGGTCAATAAACATGGTTGACAGAGTCTCCTAAATTTTGTTTGCTTATTATGGTTGAAATTTTGTAAGCATGCTACCGGGTTTCTTTCCAGAATTCCAGGCACGACAGGTAGGAAATTGTGAAATAATAAATTCACCAACCTAAAAAAGTTGATTGCTATGTTATAATTTGCAGCACTAAGATATATAGATATCTTTCACACAATCAAAGGATGCAAATATACCATTGTTCAACACTTCAACTTTAGCCGGTTTAATGAAAATCCTAATCAAGTCCATTGGCTTGagttaatcattttattttattattcttttcatTTACAGATCTTGTAGTATTGTCAGTTTTGTtgaatttaaaatatttcttGTTTACTAAATCTATAAGTTAGTTTGTGGTAGGCCTGGcaaaatggtggtggtggtggggggggggggggggtcgggcgggtttgggtaacgggtcaaaacgggtGCTAGTTTAAGTGGGTCATTTCAGGAATACTGGTCAAACGGGTGTGGGTCAAAGCGGGTCGGGTGCAGGTTGACCCACTATTTTTCAATCACCATAAGTTTCTTATAACTTATTCACTCCACCCACCTAAGACATCTGCACCTGCACCTCTTTGATTGTTTTTGAAGGCTCGAAAGATATTAAAACCGGAAAATGTCAGTAAAATGAACATAAGGTGGTTACTATAAAGCAGTATAACTGTGCACCATTTAATGAgcatattatttatatacatagcTTTTGAGCTCAACTTGATCAAAAAGATATCATtgagatgatgatgaggatatCTCCACAAGAACTTTTATATGCAAATGCTAAATATTGAAACACACAAGTAAAAGGATCATAAAAGTTCATTCATCAGCttcttttttaaaaaggaaTCACACTTTACCAATATTATTGTTACAGAAAGATAAATAATTGAGGGATTTAAACCTTTATCTCTAGCAGAATGAACTCGAAGACGTACCAACCAACTGAAAGTTAGCCGACAAGGCAAAGTTTTCACATAAAAGTTGAACGTTCGGCTTTATATCTGTCACAAGAAACAGCTTTGTAAGATCTTGAGGGAATGAGTGAGAAAATCACAAGATACATGCAAGAAAAAGACTAAATGAATTTGAACTTTCAAACTGCACAAATCTAACACTATATATACTCCATCacgaaactaaccatcttagtGAAACCACATCCAACTCTCTTGTTTCTTCACATACAAGAAATGTTTTTTTCACTTTCAATCTCTTCTCTCCTCCTCTCTTTCCTGCTCTGCATTTCTTCATTTTCCACAAGAACAAATTCTTCTTCCATCTCCTCATTGCAGTTTTCTCGATCTCCAAGAGGAATAACCCAACTCCAATATATCAAAGACTTCAATTTGTACCCGAATCATGAAAAGAACATCTTTAACGAATATGCTAATTCTTCTTCTGAGCTTGTTGAGAAACGATTATCATTGCAGGTTCTTGGCAATTCTGGTGCAACTGTTTCTGACCTAGCTCAACACGCTGGCTATTTTCGTCTTAAACATACCGTAGATGCCAGGTATATAGTTAGATGTAACATTATTCTATATTTTCAATCAAAAAGTTtcacattttttacttttaccttGTAATAAGGAAAACTAGACAAATATTAAGCGGGGGCAAGTATTTCactattgtatatataataaaggaaccaacttttaaaaatgttgaaaaaaaatgtcACTTTATTATATTTGCTTTACTTTTTTGAGCAAGATATTACATGAAAGTTGCCATTTTTGAGGTTAAAAgaactttttttaaaagtacaaatgaaacaagtaataacattttttgtgtctttaataaactaaaatcaaACCCCATTTCTATAATCACGAATACAATAGAACATATGCAAGAACAGCAGTCCTATTTCTATAACTTCTATTCTAAAGAGAGACAGAATTGCAGGATGTTCTACTTTTTCTTTGAATCGAGAAAGGCCAAAGCTGACCCGGTTGTCATATGGCTAACGGGAGGACCGGGTTGCAGCAGTGAATTGGCTCTGTTTTATGAAAATGGTCCTTTCAAGCTTACCAACAACTTATCACTTGTTTGGAATGATTATGGCTGGGATAAGGTAATATTTGTTTTCGCATTCATGATTACATATATCCTACTCTACTACCAACCATTTCTTGCATTGTATTCAGCACAGGGCTTGTAATACTTGATCCAACCAAAAACCCGAcctaaataaatttttacaagTCAGGTTGTGTATTGTTGACTTAACTTTTTTCAGGTCGGGTTTGGGTTATGCTTTTGAGTCATCGGGTTGACCTGCCATCGATATGTTTCTAAATGGATTATATTATAAGAAATGTATATGCATTTGAACTTATCAAAGTATGTATTTCTACACTAATCGAAAATCCACTAACATCATACATTCGGATAATCCTATTTTTTCTGTTGTGAAAAATCCATTTAACAACTTTCAcattttattttgtaacaatTTGACCCGaaatcaacccatttgaccctaAACCAACCCACCAATATGCTTGACACATGTATTAACTAGGTCAGGTTCGGATGGTAGGTCGTGGGCCAGGGTTGAAATTACCGAGGATGGGCTATGGTTGAGGGTCTTCAACTTGTCAAGCTGGCAACCTGAACCTGCCAACCCAAAGCCGACCCAATTGACAGCCTTAATTCAGCAATGGTTTTCTTTTGACACAGGTTTCTAACATAATATACATTGATCAACCTACTGGTACCGGTTTTAGTTATAGTTCTAGTGATCAAGACACACGGTACAATGAAACCGGAGTTAGCAATGACCTCTACAACTTTTTACAGGTCTGTTTATTCATAGTCTTGGGAAAAGCAATATTGTTCCTTCATCTAACAGAACCTAACCTTATAATGATAGGCCTTCTTCAAGGTCCATCCTGATTATGTCAAAAATGATTTCTACATCATGGGAGAATCATATGCGGGACACTACATTCCAGCTTTAGCTACTCGGATTAACAAgggaaacaagaagaaaaaagggATTCACATAAATTTGAAAGGCATGGGAATCGGAAATGGGCTAACTAATCCAGAAATCCAGTATCCAGCATACACAGATTTTGCTTTGgctaataaaataatatcaaaaacaGATTATGACAAAATAAACCTACAAATTCCAGCTTGTGTAAAAGCAATCAGACAATGTGGTAACACCTAATCTTTCTAAATTTGTTTCGTAAGTCGTCTTTAATATTGTGATGTCTGTAATCATATAAGTATGCGGAAATTGCATTCTTTCTTTCAGGCACAACGGGTACAGAGACTTGTTATTCTGCCTATATCAAATGCCAGCCACTATTATTTGACATAATCAATCTTATAGacaataaaaatgtaaaaaactcTTTATATACAAACTTACCAGATACAAAAAGTTTATTGCAGTATTATTCATGATTTTTTTCCAATGGCAGTATTACGATATAAGGAAGAAATGTGAGGGGCGCTACTGCTATGACTTTTCACAAGTGGAAAAATTTCTAGAAGAAGTATCAGTTAAAAAAGCATTAGGGGTACCCAGCAATATACGTTTTGTTTCGTGTAATAACAGAGTGCAGGATGCAATGATCAATGATTGGATGAGAAATCTGGCACTCGGGATTCCGGACCTTCTGGAACAGAATATTCAACTGCTCATATACACAGGAGAATTTGATCTTATTTGCAACTGGCTCGGTATGTGATTTCTTCCATCCTAGAAAATTAGATTTCAACCATTATGCCTTTTTACTGAAAACCAATGAGTGGTTTGCAGGGAACTGGAGATGGGTGCACGCCATGGCTTGGTCGGGTCAGAAAGAATTTGTTGCAGCTTCAAATGTTTCGTACTTAGTTGACGGAAAAGAAGCTGGCATTTTAAAGAACCATGGGCCACTCACTTTCATCAAGGTTCAGAATGCTGGACACATGGTTCCTATGGATCAACCCAGGGTTGCACTAAGGATGTTGGAGCTGTGGATCACAGGGAAACTTACTTCGCTTCAGAATGATGTGGTTCCGCCTCTTTGATTGTTTTGCAGGCTCTGAAGAAAAATAAGTCCATAGGACCCCTTCAGCATTCTTTATTTGATTTCAATATTGTCAAATACAGATACAAACAGtgaatatataagaaaaatagtAGTAGTGTTAATAAATTGGTAAGATGCAAATAGAAACCCAACTCACCTAGCAGTGTTTATCAACAAATCATAATTTCTGAAACACATagtattattttcttattattatttcaaaacAATGGCCTATTATCAATAGTTACATAACTGATACCATTGAGCAAATAGCAATGACATAAGAAAACATAACTTCAAAAAGAATGGTTATCTTTTTGACAATCTTCAATGGAGCATAACTCAACCACATACGTGTACAAGCATCCTAATATAATTGGGGGAAACAATGATTCAAGGCTATTGCATATGGCCTTTTGAGATGCATGTTTTGTATGTGGAAACTACTTAACAAAGCAATGAATAAGTTGATTAAGAGTGATACATAACAAAAACTTGGAACTATTTCTAACACTATACCTTTGTTGGATTAGCTATTTTCATTGGATGGtttgcttaaaaaaacaaagatcTTATATTGGATTATTAACAACTTAGATATAACATTTAGACAGAAGTAGTAAtacaaaaatgttaacaaaGAGGCAATTAACttgactaatatatatatatatatatattctgccgttctaaaaaaaatatatatatatactataatcaTCTTATTTTAGACCCTTACGCACTTTGCAGAAACCAAATACAAAGCAACACATACCACAGTAGCATCAGTCGGCGTTTTACATTGTTCTCGTCTTTGTTAGTCAGTTTCCATTCTTGTATGTTACATCGGAGTTGAACTCATTAAGGAACTAAATTTGATCCCAAAACTCGATGTTAAGGCTTCCAGTTCTTGGTGAATCGGGTGCATCGTTTAGTGACCTTGCTCATCTGGCTTgtgatatacgagtattaatatTACACACACTGTAGTCCATAGATGGAAGAATTGTTTTATACAGGAGCTTGTTCAcctgaaagaaagaaagaggtcTATTTTTACTTGTAACAATTTGTATGCAAGCATTATCTGCAAGAATTAAGAAGAAATCATTCACATAATGATGCAGCTTTAATGGTTTCCTTAATATTTTTTGGCATGATTGTGTACAATAATCCATTTTCAAACTTTGAGCATCATATTTTATGCCAATTTCAATACTATCAAAGTTTATTATGCTGGTCGCGAACAATATAAAAAGATACATTGAACTATATAGAAAAGTTAATCAAGTGGAATCAATTTGAGATGGAAAAGAAAAGGTAACTTGGGTAGCTATTCCTCTTGAATATATAGCATCTGAATTTCAAATTGAGTGATGAACTTCTACCACAGTACTTAATTTTTtctaattcaaagaaacaaatgttcttcacacacgcacacacatgcacacacacataaacataGTATGTAAACAAGAGATCTTGGAGAAATTAGTAAAACGTGAATAAGGAAAACACGTCCCATTTGGCAGTGCTGCCAGGGTTTGTCCATTTTGCAAGGCGTGGTATTCTTTTTGGAAATTCAGCGGTAGTAAAAGAGCTTAAGTCACACCGATTGAGTAATTAGATACGAAAACATAACTTACAAAAAGAATGCCAGTTTTATTTCAAAGGAGTACAAGTTAACCATAAAAGTGTGCAAGAATCCtattaaagggaaaaaaaacattgctttaaggcaaaatttttttatctttttcagaTGAACAGATCCAAGACTTCCTCAATAGATCAACTTAATGAGTTAATGgtaccttttttatttcatatgtCAATGTCAATATTACTTGTTAAAGAAGATGAAGGACAGTTTATCGAGAgcgattaataataaaaactggACTATTTCAACCATATTccctttgtttatttatttgcaATAAATGGTTTGctagaaaaaacatataatatctTATATGCGGACACAATATAGCCTAATTTATTACATTTGGACAAAAGGAATAATGCAAGAACATTAACAAAAATGTCATTACTTGTCTTTGATCTGCATAAAAACTTAAATCATAGTGTGCAGGTGGGTTTTCGTGTGGAGATATTTTAATTACCCTCTATAAATCCTTTAAATTCACACAATCTTTACAGAAGTGAAATACAAAGAACACTAAACCAAAATGCCTCCGGTTGTCATTTACCTTGTTCTCCATGTCCTTACAAGTCACTGTTCCTTTTCATCTGCTAAATCCCAGCTACAAGATCCTTCCTCAACTATTCTGCAGACAAGAACAGGATTTGAATTTATTAAGGAATTCAACTTGCACTCAAAATTTAATGTTAACATCTTTAAGCCAAACATATCGGATACAGTCCAGATTGCAGATTCCAGGATAATTGAGAAGCCACTAAGGCTTCCAGTTCTAGGCAACTCAGGTGCTTCGGTTCATGACCTGGCTCATCTTGCTGGATACATTCGAATTAAAAACACTATAGGTGGAAGGTATCTTTTAGTATCGCCACTCGGCCCACTCCCCATAATATTGTAGAAAGTGCTAAAGATTtaactataattataaattCAAAAAGTAACTATATTTTTTACTACGTTAGCAGGATGTTCTACTACTTCTTTCAATCAAGAAATGGTCAGGATGATCCTGTGGTTATATGGTTGACTGGAGGACCAGGTTGCAGCAGCGCAATAGCTCTTTTTAATGAGAATGGCCCATTTCATCTGACCAAGAACTTGTCTCTAGTCTGGAATGATTATGGTTGGGATAAGGTCTATTTTTCGCAATTTTTAAGTATTCAATCTTTCTATTCTCGAAAGGAAAAGTAACCAAGACATTCGAACTGGTATGTAGGTTGCCAACATGATATACATCGACCAACCTATTGGAACTGGTTTCAGTTACAGTTCTAGTGATAAAGATATTCGACATGAAGAAAAAGGCGTTAGTGATGATCTCTATGACTTTTTGCAGGTATGGCCCTTAATCTTAATTGGTCCCATACTCCTGAACTTAAGTAACtaatttttttgtcaaaatataaaataagataaaaacaaCTAAATTTGAATTGTGACTGACAGGGGTTTTTCAAGAAGCACCCCGAGTATGTGAAAAACGACCTCTACATAACTGGAGAATCATACGGAGGGCATTATATTCCAGCTTTCGCTTCCCGTATAAACCAGgggaacaaaaaaaaagatacaattCATATAAACTTGAAGGTGACATCACAATCTACTAGCCTTTGTAACAGTTCCAGTTCTGATAATGAGAATTGTGATTTATTGAACAGGGATTTGCAATTGGCAATGGACTCACCAACTCTGCAATCCAGTTTAAGGCGGACCCTGACTTTGCTCTCCTGAGTAATTTAATTAAGTCACAAGAATACCTCAGAATAATTCAGATAGTGCCAAAGTGTGAAAGGGCAGCAAAGAAATGTGGTATGTTCTCCATAATTAAATTCatgatttaaatttaacataCTTTCTTCAACTGTAGACTTTAGTACAATTTCTTTCTAGGGACAAATGATAAAGACAGATGTGTCGATGCCTTTAACATATGTATGGAAATTCTGAATGAGATTTTGACCATTAGCCCTATATGTGTAAGCACTCGGATACCATACAATCCATAATTCGGCATGAAGTTCATATGAGCTTACCTGACTTTTGTGTTCTATGGCAGAGGTTTGACATGAGAAGGAAGCACTGCTATGATTtctcaagaattgaagatttcTTGAATATGGCATCAGTAAAAAAAGCATTAGGGGTACCCCAGGATATAGAATATTCCGCGTGTAGTCATGCGGTGAACAAGGCAATGACAGAAGACATTATGAGAAACCTTGAAGTTGGCCTTCCGGGACTATTGGAGGATGGTATTAAGATGCTTGTATATGTAGGAGAGTACGATTTAAGTTGCAACTGGCTAGGTAACATTCTTTTGTAAGTGAAAACGAATAGTGTTTTTTACTCCATTTGATGAAATGAGCACTGGTTGTGATTATCCAGGGAACATTAGATGGGTAACAGCTATGAATTGGTCGGGTCAACAAGATTTTGAAACAGCCAAATTGGTCGAGTTTGTGGTAGATGGGGAAGAAGCTGGACTGCTAAAGAACCATGGCCCTCTTACTTTCCTCACAGTTAGTGTGTACGTGTGTAAATTCTATATGCATATATCTAAGAAGCTGCTTTAGTTTTCTAAGATAGATATTTCATCCCAATCAGGTGCATGATGCTGGACATCTGGTTCCAATGGATCAACCAAAGGCTTCACTAATGATGTTAAAAAGGTGGATACATGGAAAACTTACCATACCTGAAGAAATAGGTCAAAAAGCTATAGTTGATTGATAAACATTTTATAGAGATTAAAACAAGATATCTTCCATATGTTATACATCTGATCTTTTGTATTCTTTCCTACCCGTCATCAACAAACGGTCAAGTCTGTGACAATTTGATCCAAAAGTATGACCTCAAAATCTACATAATCTTATTTATCTTCCTGTTCTTAATTCTCCACAAATAACACTCTTAACAAACTCTTGGAATGTAATTAGAACCAATAGTGAATAGTGAACAGCAatacaaaaaaatttcataagTTTCACAATTCACAGCATGAAGAAGTAACAATCAAAATGAGAAAGTAGCCAGTTATCAGCTCTTACTCGATATAGTTCACGCAATGTCTCTATCACAGGACGAAAACCGGTTTTCAAAGGAACAACTGATACAACTCTTTGATGTTGTGCATTACCATTTTTTGGTTTCGAAAGTGTCACCCGCAACATCTCTCCCTCCAGAATCTTACTTGCAGTCTCACCTGAATAtttattccaaaaaaaaaagaaaaaagtcatCTATTAGTAATTGGACATACACAATACAAAACAACAAAACCTTAGCaaatttcttgaaaaataaatgaaatccCAAATGggtaatttaaattttttgttaaaattgaTACCAAGCtaaaaaagaatgaaacttGGAAAACTCAAAATGGGCAATACAGATTTCttgatataaaaaagaaaaccaacCTGAAAAAGGATGAATCTTGGAAAACTCAAAGAAATCTTGAGCAGAACAACCAAACAAAACCTTAGCAGCCCTatcaaaaaacactacaacaaacaCATTTGTATCGGTTGCTATCGACATAAGAACACGAAACAGACGTTTAGGAGAAGGAGCGGCAGTGGCACTATTTCTACTAAATGTGCAATGCTTGCAAACGGATTCATGTATAGTTTTTTCACACAAGGAACACACTGTGTAATGCAGATTTGTGTGATCAATGGCGACCACTGTGCATATTGTGGTGGTTGGTTCGTCTGATTCCATGGCGGCTGAAGATTATGGAATGGTGTTTTCCGATGATTATGTATATCGAAAAGTTGTAAATGATGTGGATTTTGGTGTTATTATTTCTGCTTTGATTAAGAAAACATCGATGCGGGGATAGCTCAGTTGGGAGAGCGTCAGACTGAAGATCTGAAGGTCACGTGTTCGATCCACGTTCACcgcatttcattttttttcctttttgcatttcttaaaagtttactttttgcAAGTATTTGGGGTTCGATCGTGATTTTATGAGTTTCTGACTTTGAGTATTGGTTTGGTTATTACtgtaatttcaaaaaaaaaaaaaaatcattcttTACCTAATAACATATCTGGACTTTTTTGGTTATTactgtaattttttttcctttttgcaTTTCTTAAAAGTTAAACACGTTTCTTTTTAGACTAAAAAAATACAGTAACATTTTtagcttgaaaaaaaaaaaaaaaattttttaatgaaaaaattcAATAAGTGATGAGTCTGATGTATATAattcaaattattattttaaacagGATGATATAGAACAAACAAAAACTAGATTTAACGCATGTATAATATattggaaaaataaaataaaatacaagtaatACAAGTAGAAGAAAGCTAGAACAAGGTGTAAATAAATCTTTGCTTCTATATCTAGCTAGGAACTAGTATTGACGAAAGTAGTGGAGGTACTCATTCATTGATGTCAATATCCCCAAACAATAATGTTGAAATCTTTAGCCGACGTCCCTGTTTGGCTATTTACATTTAATACCCTATGCCGAGGTCAACGACGATATTAACTCAAATATGTGATctcaaaatatatgtttgtgttgTTGATCGATGTGCATACACAATCTAACACATTGAATAAGTAAATTCTATTTTCATTAAAAGAATGGATAATGTAAATCATATAATTGAGCTCTTatatattttggattttttcttctttttttaatggCTTTTATAAAGTTTCTCTAGCACATCTTTAATTAGACCATTCTAATAATagtattcaaaaataaataaaaggtcttagattatctatatatacttcattgctttaaaaaaaatggacaaACTCCGAAAATTGGGACTACTATACATGAGAGTCAACTGATGATACACGTGACCATGAAGTCAAATCTGTGAAACACATCTTCTCCAAATGCCAAGTCGATCGACAAGGAGATTTGAGGTCACATTGCAGCTTGGTCGATTTAGCCCAACCCGGCTGATCACTCTGCTAACGGGCTACCTTTCCTGTACGTGTTTAAACTTCCAATTTCAAACAAGcatctagctagctagccaGTTGCCATATTACAAGAAACATCCAGTTACGGATTGCGCATCTCTAGCAACTCCTCAACTCAGTTACATGCTTATGTCGATGCCTCCTTCAATGCTATTAATGCCTACTCTGATGGTGATTGGGCTGGTTGCCCAGATGACCGTCGATCCACAGGGGGATTTGATATATATCTAAGATCTGATCTTATCTTTTGGTCTGCTAGAAAACAACGCATTGTATCTCGGTCATCCACAGAGGCTGAATACAAGGCTATGGCTGACACTGTCTCCGAACTTACATGGCTTCAATCTCTACTTCAAGAATTGCGCATTCATATACAGACTACTCCAACATTGTGGTGTGACAATCTAGGCACTACTTATTTGTCAGATAATCCCGTCTTTCATGCACGTACAAAGCATGTGgaaattgattttcattttgtacgAGAGAAGGTTGTTCAAGGAAATTTGTCAGTAGAGTTCATATCTTCACATGATCAGATTGCGGATGTTTTTACAAAGGCCTATCTTCAGATCGGTTCATGTTGTTGCGATCCAAGCTAAGAGTCGCACACCGGCCTTAGCTTGAGGGGGTGTATTAAGATAGATTTAGTTTCTATattattagtttccataataaTAGTTTCCATGTATTAGGTTGATCATAGACTTTATAAATACAATCTCTTGTAATTCTCATAattacaaaaaaagaaaaaaaaaatcaaatacaataacCTACAAAGTTTTTCACTCATCACCCCTTTTTGTGTATTGTGAGAGTGTCAGAATAATCACTTGGATTAACTCTAGGAACTGATATGATGGTGGCTTAATGGTTAGACGATTTTATAATGTGATATGTATAGTAATtttgtggtatatatataatcatgatTTTTATCttgtaaaaattatatatgatcgacaaagaaattaaaatagaaaagtgaaggTCACATGCCAAGTTAAATAAGATATACAAAATCACTGTAGTCTGCAGCAGCAAGCATAAGATTCCATTTCAAAGTATATTCTCGTAAACCATATATGATTAGATTAATTAATGAatacatgcatatatgtattttgttgATTTGCCGTTTAAACAACTGTCAACTAGCCGGTTCTCTgcttaaacaaaacataaaattttactTGTATGCATTTGTCATCAAATAAGTCTTCTATACAGAAATAAATTTCCAATACATGACCAAATGTATAgtatattaattagtatatatcaTCTAATGAAGGAATTTGATATGAAATTCAAATAGTCGTTACACAAATGAACACATGCTATTTGGGATCTCGACAGTACTACTCTAACCGATCAGGTTTCATAAAGCTAGCTAGGCTTATAACAGAACAGATCGACAACGAAAAGAGTTATACGTTAATAGGTGATCGGTTCACAGtgttacacacacacatatatatatagaaagaataACTCAAGCAACGCGTGCCTATGaagtaatatatacatacaataatcGATCGACTACAACATCAAACGGCCGTAACCCAA harbors:
- the LOC122603460 gene encoding serine carboxypeptidase 3-like; translation: MQEQQSYFYNFYSKERQNCRMFYFFFESRKAKADPVVIWLTGGPGCSSELALFYENGPFKLTNNLSLVWNDYGWDKVSNIIYIDQPTGTGFSYSSSDQDTRYNETGVSNDLYNFLQAFFKVHPDYVKNDFYIMGESYAGHYIPALATRINKGNKKKKGIHINLKGMGIGNGLTNPEIQYPAYTDFALANKIISKTDYDKINLQIPACVKAIRQCGTTGTETCYSAYIKCQPLLFDIINLIDNKNYYDIRKKCEGRYCYDFSQVEKFLEEVSVKKALGVPSNIRFVSCNNRVQDAMINDWMRNLALGIPDLLEQNIQLLIYTGEFDLICNWLGNWRWVHAMAWSGQKEFVAASNVSYLVDGKEAGILKNHGPLTFIKVQNAGHMVPMDQPRVALRMLELWITGKLTSLQNDVVPPL
- the LOC122603462 gene encoding uncharacterized protein LOC122603462 isoform X2, yielding MESDEPTTTICTVVAIDHTNLHYTVCSLCEKTIHESVCKHCTFSRNSATAAPSPKRLFRVLMSIATDTNVFVVVFFDRAAKVLFGCSAQDFFEFSKIHPFSGETASKILEGEMLRVTLSKPKNGNAQHQRVVSVVPLKTGFRPVIETLRELYRNS
- the LOC122603462 gene encoding uncharacterized protein LOC122603462 isoform X1 → MESDEPTTTICTVVAIDHTNLHYTVCSLCEKTIHESVCKHCTFSRNSATAAPSPKRLFRVLMSIATDTNVFVVVFFDRAAKVLFGCSAQDFFEFSKIHPFSGETASKILEGEMLRVTLSKPKNGNAQHQRVVSVVPLKTGFRPVIETLRELYRVRADNWLLSHFDCYFFML